The Longimicrobium sp. genome has a segment encoding these proteins:
- a CDS encoding GntR family transcriptional regulator, with translation MTTAIPRGARSAHVYERLRDLIVRGRLAPGGRVVEQEVAERMGVGRTPVREALQLLVKEGLLVASEGGRRQLTVAPLRADDAAELFGLLGDLEAAAVRGLPALTPPARTALAAGAHAASQAFAHLVRTAPVDLEAAFVARKAFHASITDPLAGPRLAWLLSLVRPQVDRYEWLYGALLQDALALAAAEHEAVVRALAAGDASGAEAAVRASWKNAGARVGGVIDRIGERGAG, from the coding sequence ATGACCACGGCCATCCCGCGCGGCGCACGCTCCGCGCACGTGTATGAGCGCCTTCGCGACCTGATCGTCCGCGGACGCCTGGCCCCCGGTGGCCGCGTGGTGGAGCAGGAGGTGGCGGAACGCATGGGCGTGGGGCGCACCCCGGTGCGCGAGGCGCTTCAGCTGCTGGTGAAGGAAGGGCTGCTGGTGGCATCGGAGGGCGGCCGCCGGCAGCTCACCGTCGCCCCCCTGCGCGCCGACGACGCCGCGGAACTGTTCGGGCTGCTGGGCGACCTGGAGGCGGCGGCGGTCCGCGGGCTCCCCGCGCTCACGCCTCCCGCCCGAACGGCGCTCGCCGCCGGTGCGCACGCGGCCAGCCAGGCGTTCGCCCACCTGGTCCGGACGGCGCCGGTGGACCTGGAGGCCGCGTTCGTTGCGCGCAAAGCCTTTCACGCCAGCATCACCGATCCGCTCGCCGGGCCGCGGCTCGCGTGGCTGCTGTCGCTGGTGCGTCCGCAGGTAGACCGGTACGAGTGGTTGTACGGCGCGCTGCTGCAGGACGCCCTGGCCCTGGCGGCCGCGGAGCACGAGGCCGTCGTCCGCGCACTGGCGGCCGGCGACGCGTCCGGCGCCGAGGCCGCCGTCCGCGCGAGCTGGAAGAACGCCGGCGCCCGGGTCGGCGGCGTCATCGACCGCATCGGCGAGCGGGGGGCCGGGTAG